TCCCGACTCTCCAACGGTTCCCGATGATCGTTCCGAAGTGGATGAGCCGATACTTGCGTGGAGGACTGAGCAGCCGCAGCATGGGGTTGCAATGGGCGATTCTGCTCGGATTGTCGGTCCTGTTCTTCCTGCTTCTGCATGCGACGCATCTGCCGGCGGCACTTCTGCTTGGGCCGATGGCTGCAGCCATTGCCGTTGCGGCAGGGGGCGGTTCGATCCGCCTGCCGATGCGTCCCTTCATTCTCGCTCAAGGCGTGATCGGCTGCCTGATCGCGCTCAGTATTCGGCCCGCAGCGCTTGCCGAGATGCTGCACGACTGGCCCCTCTTTCTGGTGGTGATCGGCTCCGTTCTTCTGGCAAGCAACGCGCTCGGCTGGTTGCTGACACGCTGGCAGGTCCTGCCCGGTACGACCGCCATCTGGGGCTCATCTCCCGGTGCAGCTTCGGCGATGACGCTGATGGCCGAGGCCTTTGGTGCGGACATCCGCCTGGTGGCATTCATGCAATATCTACGCGTGGTCTTTGTGGCTATCGTCGCCTCGGCCGTATCCAGCATATGGGTCACAGGACCAGTGGCTCCGGTGCCAGAAATCGTCTGGTTCCCGGCCATTCCCTGGCTTGGTCTTGCACAAACCTTGATACTCATAGGGCTTGGAAGTTCGCTCGCCGTGCGACTGCGCATCCCCGCCGGGCCGCTTCTGGTACCGCTTGTCGTGGGTGTGGTCCTGCAGAACACAGGTATGATGGAGATCGTCTTGCCGCCCTGGCTACTTGCCGCGAGCTATGCGCTCGTCGGCTGGAATATTGGCTCGCGCTTCACACGACCCATCCTTGTTCATGCGGCGCGTGCCCTGCCCCGCGTCGTCGCCTCTATCGTGACCTTGATTGCTATCTGCGGAGGAATTGCCGCCATGCTCGTATGGGTGGCGGACGTCGACCCGCTGACGGCTTATCTGGCGACCAGTCCCGGCGGCGCCGATTCCGTTGCGATCATTGCGGCGTCCAGCGATGTCGACGTGGCCTTCGTCATGGCAATGCAAACATCGCGGTTCATCATCGTGCTTTTGACGGGCCCTGCGATTGCCCGTTTCATCGCAAAGCGAACAGGCCATGGAAGCTAGAGCAAATTGGACGGGATGATTATTGAAAAATGGTACGGACGGGTGGGCTCGAACCACCGACCTCAGGAGCCACAATCCTGCGCTCTAACCAACTGAGCTACGACCGCATACCGTCATATTTTTGACAGGCGTCACATACGAAGGATTGACGCTTTTTGCAAGTGTTCGATGCAACAAAGACAGCCAGAAACTAAAAAAAGAAAAAGGCCGGGGGAGGATCCGGCCTTTTTCCATCAACGCAAGACCAGGCGGGAGGAGCCATGAAGTCTTGCTTCCCCTACGGCCGGGAGGAGGAGTGCCGTCGGGGTATTTCTTCCGTCAAGTTGCTGATTAAGCGACCTTGACGTCCTTGATTGCCTTCTCGACAGCCGACTTGACCGGTGCGGAGATTTCTTCAACGGCCTTCGAAGCAACAGCCTGGAGTTCCTTGGCCTGACCGGAGATGGCTTCAGCCTGCTTGCGAACGAATGCGCTCTGCAGTTCGATCACTTCGCCAAAGGACTTCACGCCGATCAGCGCTTCGATGTGAGCGAAGCCGGCTTCGGTGTTGGCACGGAATGCAGCCAATGCCTTGAGCGAAAGAGCGGCGCCATTCGACTGAGCAGTTTCAAAAGTGGTTTCAAGCGTCTTCTGGGCAGCTTCGGCCTGATCCTTGATCTTGGCATAAGCTTCCTTGGACTGAGCAACGCCCTTTTCGGTGAATTCGCGAACCTGGTCGGTTACAGCGGTTGCATCGAAGGTAGGGATCGAGAACGCATCGGCAGTCTGTTTGGTGGTCTTGCTCATAACAGGTTCCTTCCTTGGTGCAGATGGTCGTTCGCCTCTGCAGCTGATTTGATAACTTCTATATAATCCAAAATATGGTGCGTTGCAACATTTATTTTGCAGTGCACAATCGTGTACCTGTTTCTAAATCGAAATTATTATGTGGACGGTTGTATTGCTGCGATGGAAGTTAACTAAACCAAGAGAAAGACATGTAAGATAGAGGGCTGCGAGTGGACGAGTGACGGCTGGATCATTATTAACAAAGTCTTAAGAACATCGCGAGGATGCGACTGTTCGATCGGAGCATGCTGGTCAACATATGGCGTCTGGAACTTATCCATTCATCGACATCGCCGTTCGCGACGAGATCCGCGAGCACTTTGCCAATGGCGATGCGCTCGTCGTGATATCGCAGGATCTGCAGAACGTTATCTGGGCAAATGGCCAGGGTGCGTCGATGCTTGGCTATGCGTCGATCGACGAGATACTCGGTGGCGGAGCAGTGCTCGGCATACAGGCACGGCGGCAGCTCATGGCGCTGGATGGCTTCCCGGCCATCGGTCATGGACGCACGGTTTCGTTGCGCGTTGCCTTCGGGCTTTCCAGCCGCATCCTGACATTCCAGGCGAGCGATCTGACACTGCCGCGCGGCGAACAGGCCATTCTTCTCTCCATGGCCAATGCTGATCGGGCAAGCTCAGGGAAGCAGGTCGCCGCATTGGCAATCAAGGGCTTTGGCGACCGGACAACGCATGCGGCGATGATCGACGCCAATGGCGGCGTGATCGCCGCATCGCAGCAGTTTGCCAGGCTCGAATTCAACGACAAGATCCTCGGCGATCTCGTACGCGAGGTGCGGCTCGAGCGCGACCGCCTGGTAAAGCGCCCGGTACAGACGGCGAAGGGCGCCATACCCGCCGGCATTGCGAGACTGACGGACAGCCCCGCAATGCATTTGTTGTTCGCGATCGAGCCGGAGATTGTAAACAGGCAGGCAAGCGAGCTTGACGACCCGCAGCACGAACTTGCCGTTGTGCCCGACGCGCCCATTGCCGATGCGCAGGTTGTGGATCAGACAG
This is a stretch of genomic DNA from Phyllobacterium zundukense. It encodes these proteins:
- a CDS encoding AbrB family transcriptional regulator, which produces MGLQWAILLGLSVLFFLLLHATHLPAALLLGPMAAAIAVAAGGGSIRLPMRPFILAQGVIGCLIALSIRPAALAEMLHDWPLFLVVIGSVLLASNALGWLLTRWQVLPGTTAIWGSSPGAASAMTLMAEAFGADIRLVAFMQYLRVVFVAIVASAVSSIWVTGPVAPVPEIVWFPAIPWLGLAQTLILIGLGSSLAVRLRIPAGPLLVPLVVGVVLQNTGMMEIVLPPWLLAASYALVGWNIGSRFTRPILVHAARALPRVVASIVTLIAICGGIAAMLVWVADVDPLTAYLATSPGGADSVAIIAASSDVDVAFVMAMQTSRFIIVLLTGPAIARFIAKRTGHGS
- a CDS encoding phasin; protein product: MSKTTKQTADAFSIPTFDATAVTDQVREFTEKGVAQSKEAYAKIKDQAEAAQKTLETTFETAQSNGAALSLKALAAFRANTEAGFAHIEALIGVKSFGEVIELQSAFVRKQAEAISGQAKELQAVASKAVEEISAPVKSAVEKAIKDVKVA